The following proteins come from a genomic window of Gimesia chilikensis:
- a CDS encoding type B 50S ribosomal protein L31, whose translation MKKDIHPDYHPVVFKDTSTGDAFMIQSTATSKSTIEWEDGNTYPVVAVEISSKSHPFYTGKMKFVDSAGRVEKFQKKYNWDKRNASEGEDKKETE comes from the coding sequence ATGAAAAAAGACATTCATCCCGATTATCATCCGGTCGTATTTAAGGATACTTCGACTGGTGATGCATTTATGATTCAGTCTACCGCGACCTCAAAGTCCACCATCGAATGGGAAGATGGCAATACTTACCCGGTCGTTGCAGTTGAAATCAGCTCCAAGTCGCACCCTTTCTACACCGGTAAGATGAAGTTCGTCGACAGTGCCGGTCGGGTCGAAAAGTTCCAGAAAAAATACAACTGGGACAAGCGCAACGCATCCGAAGGGGAAGACAAGAAAGAAACCGAGTAG
- the prfA gene encoding peptide chain release factor 1 translates to MKFPTLQAKLERFEELEKQLQDPEVLTNTTKLVEVQREYGGLAKVAQEVRAFNTREEDIEVAQEMLEEETDPDAKAYAQKELDQLCEEHEKHTKDLEDLVVAGDSITRGGLIMEIRAGAGGDEAALFASELFQMYQHFVEAQKGWKTEVLNLSATELGGVKEVTFSISGEGAYHRLQFESGGHRVQRVPETETQGRVHTSAATVAVLPEASEVEVEIKPDDIRLDTFHASGPGGQKVNKTESAVRITHLPTGTVVQCQDEKSQHKNKAKAMRVLRSRVLEQMQQQAAAERADQRRTLIGSGDRSQRIRTYNFPQGRVTDHRINLSLYRLDQIMQGDLDELINALLQFDREERLLGDSAKK, encoded by the coding sequence ATGAAGTTTCCCACTCTGCAGGCCAAACTGGAACGTTTCGAAGAGCTGGAAAAACAGCTGCAGGATCCAGAGGTACTGACAAACACCACCAAGCTGGTCGAAGTTCAACGTGAGTATGGCGGTCTGGCCAAAGTCGCTCAGGAAGTCCGTGCGTTCAATACCCGTGAAGAGGATATTGAAGTCGCACAGGAAATGCTCGAGGAAGAAACCGACCCGGACGCCAAAGCCTACGCACAGAAAGAACTGGATCAACTGTGCGAAGAGCATGAAAAGCACACCAAAGATCTGGAAGATCTGGTTGTCGCCGGCGATTCGATTACGCGTGGCGGTCTGATTATGGAAATCCGCGCTGGTGCCGGCGGGGATGAAGCCGCACTGTTTGCCAGTGAGCTGTTCCAGATGTACCAGCACTTCGTCGAAGCCCAGAAGGGCTGGAAGACAGAAGTACTGAACCTGAGTGCGACCGAACTCGGGGGCGTCAAGGAAGTCACATTCTCAATTTCTGGAGAGGGCGCTTACCACCGTCTGCAATTTGAGAGTGGCGGTCATCGGGTGCAGCGCGTTCCGGAAACAGAAACACAGGGGCGTGTCCACACGAGTGCCGCGACTGTCGCTGTGCTGCCCGAAGCCAGTGAAGTGGAGGTGGAAATTAAACCGGACGATATTCGCCTGGATACATTTCACGCCAGTGGCCCGGGGGGACAGAAGGTCAATAAGACTGAAAGTGCCGTCCGCATCACTCACTTGCCGACAGGTACCGTGGTGCAGTGTCAGGATGAAAAAAGTCAGCACAAGAACAAAGCCAAAGCGATGCGCGTGCTCCGCAGCCGGGTGCTCGAACAGATGCAGCAGCAGGCCGCTGCAGAGCGTGCTGATCAGCGACGGACGTTGATTGGTTCAGGTGACCGCAGCCAGCGTATCCGGACTTACAACTTTCCGCAGGGACGAGTGACGGATCACCGGATCAACCTTTCTCTGTACAGGCTGGATCAGATCATGCAGGGTGATCTGGATGAACTGATCAACGCACTGTTACAGTTTGACCGCGAAGAGCGTCTGCTGGGTGACAGCGCCAAAAAATAA
- a CDS encoding PQQ-binding-like beta-propeller repeat protein yields MHTQDPAVLRRPWKMTLCSTVLLFVLSPALSPGLKPFDSTLQAQPPSVKTGDWPYFLGPEETGISAETGLIDEFPRQGPPLLWEKKIGTGYSAPSVLGNRLVIHHRPDDDGPGKEVIECVDADSGKPLWKYEYPSDFHDPYGYNNGPRCSPLLTSKYCYTFGAQGKLYCLTLDKGIEVWHRDCLKDFDVPPGFFGVGATPILEGDKLIVMVGGKPNSGMVAFDPETGKTLWQNVGKDVWDGTSTGWERLPVYKWRGNEKLSSYSSPIAATIHGKRHLLCLMRQGLVSLNPDDGSVNFKYWFRSLLRDSVNAARPVVVDDKIFLSAAYQVGSALLEVNPNGKSYKELWRDPTNMMTHWSTSIFHDGYFYGFSGRHERGATMRCVKLSDGKVMWETDGTSPVADKVKPNQITGKFQWIDTGKPAPWPFYGRGSAILADNKFIVLGERGTLAIVKVDPEKFSEVCRTSFPQITYPAWAAPVLAHKKLYLRSESHLICLDFAKK; encoded by the coding sequence ATGCACACACAAGATCCCGCTGTCCTACGCCGCCCCTGGAAAATGACACTGTGCTCAACCGTCCTGTTGTTCGTACTGTCTCCCGCTCTCAGCCCCGGTCTGAAACCATTTGACTCAACGCTGCAAGCTCAGCCACCGTCGGTTAAAACGGGAGACTGGCCCTATTTTCTTGGACCAGAGGAAACAGGTATCTCTGCAGAAACCGGTCTGATCGATGAATTCCCCCGACAGGGACCTCCCCTGCTCTGGGAGAAAAAAATCGGAACGGGTTACAGCGCACCTTCGGTTCTGGGAAATCGACTCGTGATTCATCATCGGCCAGACGATGATGGGCCCGGCAAGGAAGTCATCGAATGCGTCGATGCCGATTCAGGAAAGCCGCTCTGGAAGTACGAGTACCCCTCTGACTTCCATGATCCATATGGTTACAATAACGGCCCCCGCTGCTCTCCCCTGTTGACATCGAAGTACTGCTACACATTTGGGGCACAAGGCAAACTGTATTGCCTGACACTCGATAAGGGCATAGAAGTCTGGCATCGTGATTGTCTGAAAGATTTCGATGTACCTCCCGGCTTCTTCGGCGTTGGTGCCACACCCATCCTGGAAGGTGACAAACTGATTGTAATGGTCGGTGGTAAACCGAATTCCGGAATGGTCGCCTTCGATCCTGAAACAGGAAAAACACTCTGGCAGAACGTCGGTAAGGATGTGTGGGATGGAACATCCACCGGCTGGGAACGACTTCCCGTATATAAGTGGCGGGGAAATGAAAAGCTTTCCAGCTACTCCTCACCGATTGCAGCGACGATTCACGGCAAGCGACACCTGCTGTGCCTGATGCGTCAGGGGCTGGTCTCACTCAATCCTGACGATGGTTCCGTCAATTTCAAATACTGGTTCCGTTCGCTGCTGCGAGACTCTGTGAATGCTGCCCGGCCCGTGGTCGTTGATGACAAGATCTTTTTGTCAGCAGCCTACCAGGTGGGATCGGCGTTGCTCGAAGTGAACCCGAATGGGAAGAGCTACAAAGAACTGTGGCGTGATCCCACCAACATGATGACTCACTGGTCGACCAGTATTTTTCACGACGGATATTTCTACGGCTTCAGTGGTCGTCACGAACGCGGGGCAACCATGCGGTGTGTGAAGCTCTCAGACGGAAAAGTCATGTGGGAAACCGATGGGACCTCACCGGTCGCAGATAAGGTCAAACCGAATCAGATCACCGGAAAATTTCAATGGATCGACACCGGCAAGCCGGCCCCCTGGCCTTTTTACGGACGCGGCTCAGCAATCCTGGCGGATAACAAATTCATTGTGCTGGGAGAACGCGGCACTCTGGCCATCGTAAAAGTAGACCCGGAAAAATTCAGTGAAGTCTGCCGGACCTCGTTCCCCCAGATCACATACCCTGCATGGGCGGCACCGGTGCTGGCTCACAAGAAACTTTACCTGAGAAGTGAATCACACCTGATCTGTCTGGACTTTGCGAAAAAGTAA
- a CDS encoding DUF6798 domain-containing protein, producing MTSESTATKTSPPAILLILLIAGSFAVDSFLRFPIPGTNEPHYLCKAKHYWNPQWCEGDFFLESSNAHRFFYQVVGFFTQWLTLTQTVVIARLTGCLLLAIGWFRLLRVLTPGTWSPLIAAALYLGIAAFGNFSGEWIIGGIESKVFAYGFLFLALANACEQHWNRAGVYLGLTICWHPIVGVWGLLCALFALLCYAVVQRKSLNRTSLGLTISQAIPAIGWLILCSLPGLIPALSLLQGGTPREEFSANFIQVFYRLKHHLDPMDFDTFSYLLYGSLLVAWLIFRRRESSDFQLRFFQYFIAGTLGLACVGLLLGAGPRPATDMPYYAFRMSLLKFYPFRLFDSLLPLAVTVTVINVIYQRCFAPTENAAGSQQGSSRIAVVTVGLLSLALFGGVFYSAWAKPPVHKMTAQQRSDWLDACHWIEENTPESALFLTPIHQSDFKWYAQRPEYVTYKDCPQDAPGIVEWNRRLKYLRKWGQDYYNEGFDDEALQVLKRETGITHLLVKRLGPFKTIEPVYQNPTYKIYQLP from the coding sequence GTGACCTCTGAATCCACAGCGACTAAAACATCACCTCCAGCCATCCTGCTCATCCTGTTGATTGCCGGTTCCTTCGCCGTCGATTCCTTTCTCCGGTTTCCGATCCCCGGCACTAATGAGCCGCACTACCTCTGCAAGGCGAAACATTACTGGAATCCCCAATGGTGCGAAGGAGATTTCTTTCTTGAATCTTCCAACGCACACCGATTCTTTTATCAAGTTGTGGGATTCTTCACGCAGTGGCTCACACTGACACAGACAGTCGTCATTGCGCGACTGACGGGTTGCCTGCTGCTGGCGATCGGCTGGTTTCGACTGCTGCGCGTATTGACCCCAGGAACCTGGTCTCCCCTGATCGCCGCTGCGCTCTATCTTGGCATCGCCGCCTTCGGCAACTTTTCAGGGGAATGGATTATTGGCGGTATCGAATCCAAGGTATTCGCTTACGGTTTTCTGTTTTTAGCTCTGGCCAATGCCTGTGAACAGCACTGGAATCGTGCCGGAGTTTACCTGGGGCTGACGATCTGCTGGCATCCCATAGTGGGAGTCTGGGGACTGCTTTGTGCTCTCTTTGCGTTATTATGCTACGCGGTCGTACAGCGAAAGTCACTCAATCGAACCTCGCTGGGGCTGACCATCAGTCAGGCCATTCCGGCCATCGGCTGGCTCATTCTCTGTTCTCTGCCGGGCCTGATCCCTGCATTGAGTCTACTCCAGGGGGGGACTCCCCGGGAAGAATTTTCGGCGAACTTCATCCAGGTCTTTTACCGGCTCAAACACCACCTGGATCCCATGGATTTCGACACCTTCAGTTATCTGCTGTATGGGTCGCTGCTCGTAGCCTGGCTGATATTTCGTAGAAGGGAAAGCTCAGACTTTCAGTTGCGTTTCTTCCAGTATTTTATCGCGGGGACTCTCGGCCTGGCCTGTGTTGGACTTCTACTGGGAGCAGGACCACGCCCAGCGACTGACATGCCTTATTACGCCTTCCGAATGTCGCTATTGAAGTTCTATCCCTTTCGCCTGTTTGATTCACTGCTGCCCCTGGCGGTGACGGTTACAGTTATTAATGTGATCTACCAGCGTTGTTTCGCTCCCACTGAGAATGCTGCTGGAAGTCAACAGGGAAGTTCGCGAATTGCTGTCGTGACAGTCGGCCTGCTGAGCCTGGCATTGTTTGGAGGAGTTTTCTATTCCGCATGGGCCAAACCCCCGGTCCACAAGATGACGGCGCAACAACGTTCAGACTGGCTGGATGCCTGCCACTGGATCGAAGAAAATACCCCCGAATCAGCTCTGTTTCTGACTCCAATCCACCAGTCTGATTTTAAGTGGTACGCGCAACGCCCCGAATATGTAACCTATAAAGACTGTCCCCAGGACGCGCCAGGCATTGTGGAATGGAATCGGAGGCTGAAATACCTTCGAAAATGGGGACAGGATTACTATAATGAAGGCTTTGACGATGAAGCCCTCCAGGTGCTGAAACGGGAAACTGGAATCACACATTTGCTGGTGAAACGCCTGGGCCCATTTAAAACCATCGAACCTGTTTATCAGAATCCAACCTATAAGATCTACCAACTTCCCTGA
- the prmC gene encoding peptide chain release factor N(5)-glutamine methyltransferase produces MDRDVTDNSPSQEVGSNASAEPWTVRRILDWTTSHLAKHGSDSPRLDAEVLLAFARNCERIRLYTNYEDIVTEEQRATMRSLVQRRSHAEPVAYLVGKREFFGLDFYVDQNVLIPRPDTETLVMELVEEAQKLTSPRILDLCTGSGCVAIAAAANCPAASFLATDISEAALAIAQKNAESNGLLEQIQFLLSDCFEQLPAEGQFDLIASNPPYIPDAEIETLDADVRQHEPRLALAGGADGLDFYRKIIQTAIPYLKEGGHLLLEFSPEQEASLREILTTSGNYRNIRVKADLANRSRVIVAQKCLS; encoded by the coding sequence ATGGATCGTGACGTGACAGATAACTCCCCATCTCAGGAAGTTGGTTCGAATGCATCTGCAGAACCGTGGACCGTGCGTCGCATCCTGGACTGGACCACAAGCCATCTGGCGAAACATGGCAGTGATTCTCCCCGTCTGGATGCGGAGGTCCTGCTGGCGTTTGCACGTAATTGTGAGCGGATTCGGCTCTACACCAATTACGAAGATATCGTGACCGAAGAGCAGCGGGCAACAATGCGTTCGCTGGTTCAACGTCGCTCTCATGCCGAACCGGTGGCATACCTGGTAGGCAAGCGGGAATTCTTCGGGCTTGATTTTTATGTCGATCAGAATGTTCTGATCCCGCGTCCGGACACCGAAACCCTGGTCATGGAACTGGTCGAAGAAGCACAGAAGCTGACTTCCCCCCGGATTCTCGATTTATGTACCGGAAGTGGGTGTGTGGCGATCGCAGCTGCAGCAAACTGTCCTGCCGCTTCCTTTCTGGCGACGGACATCAGCGAGGCGGCTCTGGCTATCGCACAGAAGAATGCCGAGAGTAATGGTCTGCTGGAACAGATTCAGTTTCTGTTAAGCGACTGTTTCGAACAGCTTCCCGCTGAGGGGCAGTTTGATCTGATTGCCAGCAATCCCCCCTATATTCCCGATGCCGAAATCGAAACGCTGGATGCCGATGTGCGTCAACACGAACCGCGACTTGCTCTCGCGGGAGGAGCGGACGGCCTCGACTTTTATCGGAAGATTATTCAAACAGCGATCCCTTATCTGAAAGAAGGTGGGCATCTGCTGCTGGAATTTTCGCCGGAGCAGGAAGCCTCTTTGAGAGAGATACTTACGACATCCGGAAATTATCGGAATATCAGAGTGAAAGCAGATCTGGCAAACCGATCCCGGGTGATCGTTGCGCAAAAATGCCTATCTTAA
- a CDS encoding dihydroxy-acid dehydratase, translating to MTQALNWNSQNLTHGWQRGVTAFYYGLGFSDADFDKAQIGIGVPLLDGNLCNVHAYSLAKTIAEGCQSADMIGLPFGTPAISDNITQGQEGGNASLPSRNMIANAAECVVSAHSYDALIGLHNCDKNGPGFAMALARMNYPGLIVSGGSIMPGCHKGQDISILDVYDSQAAASVGAIEKSEADEILRTACPGPGGCGIAASFNTWGIALEAIGLMLPFSSSTPAIDNAKKDECLNVAAAVKHLLAENIRPRDILTRKAFENAAATIAAIGGSTNGILHLLALAREAGVDFQLQDIQQILKKTPVYCSFAPRGKKTMVDLHHLGGTPLLLKHLLKAGIIDGSCLTVTGKTLAENLAEIGDVPADQDLIAPLDQPYKEYADMQICFGNLAPGGIVFKVSSMQESHFTGVACCFDEAKGVVDAVEAGQIKPGSVIVLRNLGPVASGMPEVLVATAALTVPELDGKVAFISDTRVSGVSHGAIGVHCSPEAAVGGPIGLVQDGDEISFDLLAGTIQLGISDEEFQKREAALTIKPVQHTRGYLADFSATTSQAHHGCVSKALLPDCE from the coding sequence ATGACACAGGCGTTGAACTGGAACAGTCAGAATCTGACACACGGCTGGCAGCGGGGCGTCACCGCATTCTACTACGGACTTGGCTTCTCTGATGCAGATTTTGACAAGGCGCAGATCGGGATTGGTGTTCCCCTGCTGGATGGCAACCTCTGCAATGTTCACGCTTATTCACTGGCAAAGACAATCGCCGAAGGATGTCAGTCCGCAGATATGATCGGTCTCCCTTTCGGAACGCCGGCTATCAGTGACAACATCACCCAGGGACAGGAAGGGGGCAATGCGAGTCTGCCTTCGCGGAATATGATTGCCAATGCAGCCGAATGCGTTGTCAGTGCCCACTCCTATGACGCCCTGATCGGCCTGCATAACTGCGATAAGAACGGCCCTGGTTTTGCGATGGCTCTGGCCCGGATGAACTACCCCGGCCTGATCGTCAGTGGCGGAAGTATTATGCCTGGCTGCCACAAAGGACAGGATATTTCCATTCTCGACGTTTACGACTCCCAGGCAGCTGCTTCCGTCGGGGCCATCGAGAAATCGGAAGCAGACGAAATCCTGCGGACGGCCTGCCCCGGACCGGGAGGCTGTGGTATCGCTGCCTCTTTCAATACCTGGGGAATCGCGTTGGAAGCCATCGGCCTGATGCTCCCCTTCAGCAGTTCGACTCCCGCCATCGACAACGCCAAAAAAGACGAATGCCTGAATGTCGCAGCTGCTGTCAAACACCTGCTGGCAGAAAATATTCGGCCGCGAGACATTCTGACTCGTAAAGCTTTTGAGAACGCTGCCGCTACCATTGCAGCCATAGGTGGCTCAACCAACGGTATTCTCCACCTGCTGGCGCTGGCCCGTGAAGCGGGAGTGGACTTCCAGCTGCAGGACATTCAGCAGATCCTCAAAAAGACCCCCGTGTACTGCAGCTTCGCCCCCCGCGGCAAAAAAACGATGGTAGACCTGCATCACCTGGGTGGGACTCCGCTGCTGCTCAAACACCTTTTAAAGGCAGGCATCATCGATGGCAGTTGCCTGACCGTTACCGGCAAAACACTCGCCGAAAACCTCGCAGAGATCGGCGATGTCCCCGCAGACCAGGATCTGATTGCCCCCCTCGATCAGCCTTATAAAGAGTACGCCGACATGCAGATCTGCTTCGGCAATCTGGCGCCGGGGGGAATCGTGTTTAAGGTTTCCAGCATGCAGGAATCGCATTTTACCGGCGTTGCCTGCTGTTTTGATGAAGCCAAAGGCGTTGTTGATGCCGTTGAAGCCGGTCAGATTAAACCGGGGAGTGTGATCGTACTCCGCAACCTGGGTCCGGTTGCCTCGGGGATGCCTGAAGTGCTGGTCGCAACAGCCGCCCTGACCGTCCCTGAACTCGATGGTAAAGTTGCCTTCATCTCCGACACGCGTGTCTCGGGTGTCTCGCATGGCGCGATCGGCGTACACTGTTCTCCCGAAGCTGCCGTTGGCGGTCCAATCGGTCTGGTTCAGGATGGCGATGAAATCTCGTTTGATCTGCTGGCAGGAACGATTCAGCTGGGAATCAGTGATGAAGAATTTCAAAAGCGAGAAGCTGCTTTAACCATCAAACCAGTTCAGCATACCCGAGGTTATCTGGCCGATTTTTCAGCCACTACTTCTCAGGCACACCACGGTTGCGTGAGCAAGGCGCTGCTCCCCGACTGCGAATGA
- the murA gene encoding UDP-N-acetylglucosamine 1-carboxyvinyltransferase: MDMFIVRGGERLSGSVTVSGAKNSALPLMAAALACEGETTLSSIPNLVDVTTQSRVLGSLGMDVQRDESGLLHLKTVDESACIADYDLVRRMRASVCVLGPLLAKRRMACVSLPGGCNIGDRPIDLHLKGLAALGAQIRVDRGYVIARADRLRGANIFLGGAFGSTVTGTCNVMIAATLAEGTTTIESAACEPEVVDVGNFLNACGARIEGLGTPFLKIEGVARLQAVEHEVIPDRIEAATLMIAAAMTGGDVQLNEVRPDHITAVMEKLREIGVTIQLEYPQQPERRQSVWVKVTQPLKSVDCIALPYPGIPTDVQAQLMSLLACVPGISIVTDKVFPDRFMHASELARMGAKIRRESASAILNGVSRLSGACVMASDLRASAALVLAGLAAEGETVIRRIYHLDRGYECLEEKLIALGANVQRVKDEPENMPESLKLTDGEERPTYSELLDALTGPHWNLNSSEKPTPSAEG, encoded by the coding sequence ATGGATATGTTTATCGTTCGCGGAGGCGAACGGCTTTCCGGCAGTGTTACAGTCAGCGGTGCGAAAAATTCAGCATTGCCATTAATGGCGGCTGCACTGGCCTGCGAGGGGGAAACGACTTTAAGCTCCATTCCCAACCTGGTTGATGTGACGACACAGTCCCGGGTATTAGGCTCTCTAGGGATGGACGTGCAGCGTGATGAGTCTGGTCTGCTGCATCTGAAGACCGTCGATGAAAGTGCCTGCATTGCCGACTATGATCTGGTCCGGCGTATGCGGGCCAGTGTCTGCGTACTCGGCCCTTTACTCGCGAAACGACGGATGGCCTGTGTCTCTCTGCCGGGCGGCTGTAATATCGGTGATCGCCCGATTGACTTGCATCTCAAAGGGCTGGCTGCACTGGGAGCTCAGATTCGTGTCGACCGTGGATATGTGATCGCTCGTGCCGACCGCTTACGTGGAGCGAATATTTTTCTGGGGGGAGCATTCGGGAGTACTGTCACCGGCACCTGTAATGTGATGATCGCTGCTACACTGGCGGAGGGAACGACAACCATTGAGTCGGCTGCCTGTGAGCCGGAAGTTGTCGATGTGGGTAACTTCCTCAATGCTTGCGGGGCGCGTATTGAGGGGTTGGGGACTCCCTTCCTGAAGATCGAAGGAGTGGCGCGTCTGCAGGCAGTCGAGCACGAGGTCATACCTGACCGCATTGAAGCTGCCACACTGATGATTGCGGCTGCGATGACCGGCGGCGATGTGCAGTTGAACGAGGTGCGACCGGATCACATTACCGCAGTCATGGAAAAACTGCGTGAAATTGGAGTGACGATTCAACTGGAGTACCCACAACAGCCTGAACGCAGACAGTCCGTCTGGGTGAAGGTTACTCAACCCCTGAAATCGGTGGATTGTATCGCCTTGCCTTACCCGGGAATTCCCACGGACGTCCAGGCACAGCTGATGTCGCTACTGGCCTGTGTGCCGGGGATCAGTATTGTGACTGATAAAGTATTTCCCGACCGTTTTATGCATGCTTCGGAACTGGCCCGCATGGGAGCGAAAATCCGACGTGAGTCAGCCAGTGCAATTCTGAATGGTGTTTCCCGTCTGAGCGGTGCCTGTGTGATGGCGTCCGACTTAAGAGCGAGTGCAGCCCTGGTCCTGGCAGGACTAGCGGCTGAAGGCGAGACAGTCATTCGCCGGATTTATCATCTCGATCGGGGCTATGAATGCCTCGAAGAGAAGCTGATAGCACTGGGCGCGAACGTACAACGGGTTAAAGACGAACCCGAAAACATGCCTGAGAGCCTGAAACTGACCGACGGGGAAGAACGCCCCACCTATTCCGAGCTGTTAGATGCTCTGACAGGGCCGCACTGGAACCTGAATTCCAGTGAGAAACCGACCCCATCCGCTGAAGGTTGA
- a CDS encoding RNA polymerase subunit sigma, whose translation MSGPIVRTGTTPKFWENYDKIFGESDKKGTKKKAAKKKGSTKKKTASKSAASNKKAPAKKSPAKKVTAKKTPAKKAAKKKAKKK comes from the coding sequence ATGAGCGGCCCCATTGTTCGTACCGGCACAACTCCCAAGTTCTGGGAAAACTATGATAAAATCTTTGGTGAATCCGACAAAAAGGGAACCAAAAAGAAAGCAGCTAAGAAAAAAGGAAGTACCAAGAAAAAAACAGCTTCCAAATCCGCTGCCAGCAATAAGAAAGCCCCAGCGAAGAAATCTCCTGCCAAAAAAGTAACCGCGAAAAAAACTCCGGCTAAAAAAGCTGCGAAGAAAAAAGCAAAGAAGAAATAA